From the Chionomys nivalis chromosome 18, mChiNiv1.1, whole genome shotgun sequence genome, the window ACAAGCTCTCGGGCCTCAGTCTGACTCAGCACAGGTTGTTTCTCTAGAACTTCTCGAAGCAGAGGCTAAAAGGTGGGCAAAACATGGGAGAAATTAGACACTAACTTAGCACCTATTCCAACCCATGTAAACAATCGCCAAAGTGAACGACATACTTCTACCCATTGTCTCATCAGGAAAGTGctggcttttttgtttcatttgacaTTTACTTATCTTATATATATGTCTGCATacgcatgtggaagtcagaaaattgCTTTGCAGGACTTGTTTCTGCCCACCCTGGGGGTCCTGGGCTGGCTGTCAGCCTTGGCAGCAGTGCCTTTACCCATGagtcatttcatttttgttttgtttctgagatggagtctttctgtgtagcccaagctggtctggaaTGCACAGCCCTCCTGGCCTCAGCTCCTGTGCACTAGGagtacagatgtgcaccaccacctagTTAAGATCCTCTTAAAAGGGAAGTCCTAGAGCTTCCAGCCTGCAGAAAGGTCATTGTCCCTGTTCACCACATCTTGTCTCTGGATCCCAACATTTGGATCCCAGCCTGTCTCCTATCAGAACTCCACAGGGAacatctctcctcctcttttccccatTGCTAGTCCCACGACTTACCTGAGCCAAGTATGCACCATAACCTGTGGCTAGAGAAGGGGCTTCATAAGCCACACCAAGCATGTCCACATAACCAAGGAAGCTGCAGGGACAAACAGATCAAAGAACTCATTTAATCTTATATTTCTTGGCCAAAGAATGGGACCATGAGGTCTGAATTAAAAGATGGGAATTCTCTGGGGTTAAATAGTCTGGGGTGGGAGACTCaggatggatcagtgggtaaaagcacctgccaccacacctgatgaCCCAAATTTGagccctagaacccacatggtacacacacatacacacacacacacacagagtagtaCACAAGCACCAATACAAGTGTAAAAAACCATTCTTTTCAAAGACTGAAgaaggctggacagtggtggcacacgcctttaactccagtaCTCAGAGGGTAGAGGCTggcaaatctctttgagttcaaggccagcctgatctacagagtgagttccaggacagccagagctgttacatggagacacctgtcttgaaaaacaaaaaaaaaaaaactaaagacacTCAGTAGGTGCTAGGCTGGGTGGTCGGGGAAGTCATCAAATACCTTTCTCCATCAGCATAGCCTCCAATGACCATGGTGTTCCACAGAGGATTCATCTTGGAGCGGCGGCTGTACATAGCCCTTGTCAACCAGGAATGAATAGCTCTAGGGCTATAGCTATGTCCATCTCCCAACAGCTCTTCATCaatccttaaaaataaatggTTGATAAGGTAATGATAACGGAAGTCAGGTTCCCCACCCACACATCCAATGCCAAAAAGTATTCAAAACATTCACATGCTCGACCCAACAATTCCCCAAAGCCTCAAGTCCCCCATCCCATCTAAGGGAATAAAAAACGAGAGCTTCGCTCTACTCGGAGGCGACTTACACCATCTGGCCGATAACCTGCTTTAAATACTGGAAATCAGCGTAGTCTCCCGAAGCACCCAGCATAGTGCTGTCGTTGACTCGCATAATACGGGAGATATTGCGGAAACGAGCCAGGGAGCCGTAGGAGCCCAGCATGTCTGCAGCAATAACCACTCCGCCGTCGAACTTCACCCCGAGTACCGACGTCCCAGTCACCATGGGGTTCCTGAAGAATGGAAAGGGTCCCTGAGCGCGGCGTCCGGGGTCCCCGGGAGCCGCCACCCAGGCGCCGCAGGTCCAAGTCCCAGCCCGCCGTCCATTCCTGGCGCGGTTATAGCGCAACTCACTGGGTCCGGGTGATTGGGCCCTCGCACAGCGCGGACGCCGGGTCCATGAGGGCGCAGGGAGTGGACGGCACGCGGTAAAACTGCCCCGGGGCCGGACCCCCGGCCCAGTGGCCAGCCCGTGACTCGCAGAACGCTTCCATCTTAGTCACCGCAGCTAAAGAAGTGAAAGCGCTCGCCTCACCGGAAGCGGAAGTGGCCCCTTTGTTGTTACACCTCTTTTTTTCCTGCCAGCCACGTCCGGGTAACGTGACTGCCAGGTTCCGTGTTGATGAGGTTGTTGGAGGAGTCCTGAGTCAGAGTGACTGCTGAGACTGACAGGAATGCACGACGTCGCATCCGTGTGTCTGCAGAAGGGGTGCCTAGAACTGAGCTTTCTGACAATTTAGGAGGAGCAGGCTGTGTGGGAGAAGCACCAGGACGGGTTGTCGTGTCCTGTTTGAATCAGTATCCAGAACCTGACTTGAAGAATCACTGAACCCAAGCTCTTACAGTTTTACTTCTCAGAGCAGGCCCGTGTAACAGGCATTATTCAACTCCTTTTATAGATAAGATACAGATGCTTGAGATACAGTGATTTATGCCGTTACAGTTGGTAAAGGTAGAAAGGATACAAACTAAACTGGAAATACGGCTCTTGGATTCCAATCTCAGCCACCACGTGGGCGCAAAACCGTCTCCAGTTCCTACTGATCTGATACTTGCTCCCGGCCTCCAGGGCACCAGGCACTTTTGTGGGGCATAATTAAGCGGGGGAGGTGGGTGAAGTGGGGAGGGACAGAGTGAGAAAGAGATTGCGTGAGCAAACCAGCTCATCAcatgatcctagcactcagaggggTGGGCCAGAAGGATTGCCTCCAGTACGAGACCTTTCTGGACCACATTCTGAATGCAGGCTAACTTGAGCAACTGAGAGACCCTATATTAAAAGGGTCAGGGAGTGTAAAACTACATTACctcacctcattttttttctttaaagatttttagtCGGGAGGTGTTAGGATCAAATaaatgtaaactctcagctactgccccagtgcctgctgccatgttccccaacCCGATGATCATAGACTCTGCCAGGCGATTGTGtcacatgcgtttaatcccagcactcaggaggcagaggcaggtggatatctgtgagttcaaagccagtcaggtctacagaccaagttacaggacagccagagtggttacacagagaaaccctgtctcaaaaaacaaagaaacagcaacaacaaaaatctggAACCGtgagcaccaaaaaaaaaaaaaaaaaaaaaaaaaaaaaaaaaaaaaattctgttataagttgccttgaccatgtgtctcttcacagggaTAGAATATTAACtcagcaagtggatctctgtgagttcaaggccaacctggtctgcaaagcgagttccaggacagcctgggctgttacacagagaaacactgttttgaaaaaaaacaaaaaaagaagaaaaacaaagaaacagaaaaataaataaataaaaagaaaagaaaagaaacaaaaaacaagaaaaaaaaagtaactcagACACTAGGGGAGGAAAAGATTTTCCCCCCAGTACAGTGACCATAGTAATGTACCCATGAACCTCCAAGGAGCCTCCAGGCTCCTGTAAGAACCCTAATTAAATTCATTATGCTACATACAAAGGCACAAAAGTAGACGGGCactagctggagttacagatggtcgtgagccaccacgtgggtgctggggatccatcCCGGGGCTTcgtgaatgctaggcaagcactctaccgacGGAGCTAAGTCCCAGCCCCTCGAGCTCCTTTGTATTTGATTTTCAGTGCCTTGGCTCTCCTTATGACTTTTCATAATCTTTAGTTTAGACTGACCCTCCCCTaatctccccatctccctgcaCCCCTTAAAATTTTCCATCCCAGAATTTCCCCTTCCACCTTTgttctgcttctccttaccaattTTATACATTCTAAGATTTTGGTGTTTGTTTAATGTGCACTTGCGCCGTGTGTGCATCATCAGGGTGTGAGGGTACTTGTGGGATGGCAAAcgtgaagtcagaggacagtgatGTCATACCCGTTCTCTCTACCATAAGTGCTCTGGAACTGAACTCGGCTTGTCAAGCTTGGGCGGCAAGtcctgagctgtctccctggctCTGTGTTCTTAAGTGTCACCTCCAGTACAAATGGGACACAGCTAAAATAATCTGTCCTGCAATATTTCAGCTTCAGAATGGTGCAAAACTTAACTTTGAACTTTAAATATTATCCCAGGATAAGATACTCTTGTGATGCTGCACAGTGGGGTGGTCACACGCCTAGTCAATATCTTCACCTATAGCCTGcagttaaaacaacaacaaatcaaaccCCCGAACTGTGGTGCTCAGTAGGTTGTGTGTATTAAATGCTGGGTGTTTTGAGATGTGCCCATTATAAACCAAGAAGCATCCGGGTCTGTATCAGCCATGGCTCGGCTTCTcttgcttgttttaatttttcattttgatcatgtttctcTTTCGCTGTGCAAGGCTTGTGGCTTGCTATTGTTTGCCATATAGTGTGAATGGTGTGGAAGGGCAGGTTATGTTCTTTACCAGAGGCAGGAATTAGAGCTGTGAGGACCGCACTGAGCGACTGTTTCAGTCTTGTTCGTTCCTAGTCTTCGGGCATATTTCTCacaacttttgtttatttttttcttttttgtttgtttgtttgcttgtttttttgtttttagagacacggtttctctgtagctttggagcctgttctggaactaactctcatagaccaggctgacctcgacctcacagagatccacctacctctgcctcccgagtgctgggataaaggcgtgcgccattacCATCCAGCTTCTCACAACTTTTGATTGAAAAGTGAACAGCCCCCCCTACCCCCCCGCACTGTACTGAAGCAAATGGGGCTAGTTCTTCAGATCCCAACTCCTCCACACAAACTCGAGATCTGGCAAACACACTAAGGGCAAACCATCCAATGAGCTGATACCCTGCCCCAGTGAGTCTTCATTTCCTCGTCAATAACTCCAGCCTGGAGGAGCTTCTATATGCCCATTGGAGCTTTCAGTGCCACTCTGAGGTCTCCTGAACATCCCCAGGGTTCACCAAAGTTCTCTGGGCAAAGGTAACCCTGTTAGTCTACTCCTCACATAACCGTGCAAACCTCCAGTGACTTCCTTTCTCCACAGAGACATTCTGCCTCAGTTAAGCCTGATCTGCAGCCTATTCTTAGCACATTCCAGAACAGATGAACTCTTCTGGAATTTTAGTCCTCATTTCTTCCACAGCCTTTGGTTCCTTTagttttgaggtgtgtgtgtgtgtgtgtgtgtgtgtgtgtgtatgcatgttcacatatgcatgtgtgtgcgcatgagtGTGGAGGCCATAGGCTGATGTTGGCTATCTTACCAAACCCCACCTTACATATTGAGACAGACTCTCTCGCTTGAACCCAGAATTGGCTAACTCAACTAATCTAGCTAGCCACCTTGCTCTGGGGAtctctgtctcagcttcctgtgtgctaggattacagacaggtTGCCACACCCCCATTGTTTCATGTTatctgatcacactgtgaaccctgagatttcataaattaaataaaatcaactttgGGTCAAGAGGCGCAGCCAGCAACTACTTGACAGGAAGTAGCCATATAGAGTAAGAGGGGATTGGGAAGAGAActagagagatgcacaggaaggagcAGGTAGGgactggagcctggcaggcctcTCTTGCTTGGGACTGCAGAAGAGAAGCTCTCCCATCTAGGACAACGTCGGCTAAGGAGGAATGTCACCCGGTCgttcctctccctctctgagctagcagttTTCCACCCCAGTACCcgtcctgagtctttattggtaacaTCACAGGATTGAGATTTAGTTTAAAAACACCACTTGGCAATTACAtgtgttctgggaatccaaactgaTTCTCAGATTTGTccaacaagtgcttttacctactgagcccctctctgtcctttaaaatgtaacttttgtGCTTTAtccatctgctttttaaaaagaacatgaggactgactgactgactgactggtgTGCAATTTATTCTCGGAGTTACACTGACAAGGCCAGTTCCCTTTTACAGATCTGGAGAATTCattcctttaaaaagaatattttagacaaggtctccaGGAGATCAGCCTGGCCTTGGACTAgtccaagaatgaccttgaacttctgatcctcaagCCTCTACAGATTATATGCACGGGACACAGGCTATACCTTGCTTATTGAAGCTTctaattgttgtggaatattcctttacactgtgtgaagatatctcactgtgattgatttaaataaagttaaagtccaatagctaggtaggatttTCTCGGCAGAgacaatgctgggaagaagggtagagaTGCCAGACAGACTGAATGAGTCAGTTGCACAAAATGGGCCAGAGGTAAAAGTCacgtggtagaatgtagattaacaAAAATACGGGtggatttaagttataagagctagttaagaacAAGGCTAAGCTGTgagccgagctttcataattaataagtctctgtgtggttatttgggagctggcagggtAGAGAAAGCCTTGCTACAGCTCGTGGCTGCTGGTGCTATCTCGCTCAGCTTGTGACTACCACGCCCCACTTTCTCCTCCGTCTTCCCCGTGACCAGGCCCCCCCATGCCTTTCTCCTCATAAGGAAACTTCTGATTGCAGCTAAAGCCACCCAAATAATCAGAACAATATCCTCATGTAAAATATATTCAGCCACATCCACAAGCTCTCTCCCGGCTGGGCATAGCAGTTCGTTCCTGttatcacagcactggggaggctggtGGGTTGCCGAGAGTTTGAGGGCCAGCTTAGGTTATAAAGTAAGatcttatcaaaaaaaaaaaaaaaaaaaaaaaaggaaattcttAGGTTCAGGCTTGAAAAGCTGCTAGCAGCTGCCACATCTGGAGTCAGACATTCAGGACTTTGGATTAAAAattccaaaaccaaaaccaaaaaacaagtttTGAAATAGAAACATGCAAAAAATTGCACCAAACAAATCATTGGCTGAATGAATGGATCATTTTAAGGCAATTgatcgtgtatgtgtgtgtgtgtgtgtgtatgtgtgaacagaAGCTAACAGTCTTCAACGTGATTCGtcaggaatttttctttttttgagataggatttcactgtgtagccctggctgtcctggaactcactaggtagacaagtctggcctcaacctcacagagatctgcctgcctctgcctcccaactgctggaatttaaggtgtgCATGACCATATCAGCTTTTTTGtcttaatattatatatatatatatatatacttcatttattttcatgttacATATTTTGGTGTTTGTCTGAATGCATGTCTGTACACATCTGTGTactgcccaaggaggccagaagagagtgtcggaGCTCCAGGAAACTGGtgctacagatggttatgagccaccatgtgtgtgctggtgttcCATTCTGGTTATTCTGGaaggccagtgctcttaaccatggagccacagTCCAGTCATTTGCTTTCTCTGACACAGTCCTAGCAGGCCGGCTGCTTCACCTCCCAAGCGCTGTGCTTGCTGCTGGGTACCTCCACATCTGAGGAGGGTGTGCGGCGCTGGGTTTACAGCCCAGACTTCGCAAACTCCAGGCCAGCACACTGTCCACTGAGTTACTTCTCCAGCCCTCGATAGCCTTGTGTAGGAGTTTCTCTTCATAGTCTTCCATTGTGGGATACTTGTACACTGTGCGGAGATGGATGGCTCTGACTGGACAATAGCCGGGCTGGGAAGGAGAGGCCGgatttctggggacagagaggaagaggaagtagaatcTAGGCAGACAGGACATGCCGGcaagaggaagggagagcagGGTGTGCAGTAgggagatgaggtaacaagccctGTGGCCAGGCATAGATGAAAAACTATGGGTTAATTAGAATTATAAGTTATAAGTTTAATTAGAAGTTATAAGAGCTTGttgaaaacaagcctaagctggaggccaagctttcataattaataataaatctctgtgtcaaTATGTGCTGGCTGGGGGCCCCATGGGAAAGAACTAGACAGCTTTCCgttgcttctttcttttgaaaggaaGCTGCTTTCTCAAGCTTTCAGAAGGCGATGGCTCAAGATCAGTTCCTAGGGTCTCAGCGACTCCTGCTGCTGTCTTACGTAACAGTTCCCCAGCCCTTCCCAGTTCATCCCTGTCCGGTTCCCTCTTACCCAGACCTCTTCGCTTGTCTCTGATGGTGGTGTTCTGGGTTTTAGTTTTCTTACTGCTCTGGGGCTCTGCCTTAGACAGGAACATGAGTCAGCCTGAGTTCTTGGgatcagagggctggagagatggctcagtgagtaaaggggCCAATCTGGGATGGATTACCCCAATCTGGTAAAAAGCCAGAGGCAGTGGTGTGTCCGTGATTCCAGTGTGCCTACGATGGGATGAGAGGGGACGACAGGAGGATCAAAGAAGACAACGAACGACAGTTCTTGGGATTAACCAGCTatgatggctcatgcctataaGCTCAgatcttgggaggctgaggcagcaggattgctgtgagttggGGCCGCAGTGGGtacatagtaaattctaggctagcctggggttaataaaaaaaagagtccatAGGACCTAGACATGATGATACCTTGTCTCTTTAGttttgtagtttatttttaatgtgtgtatatgtgtgtatgtgtctccaCAGAGGTGGTCTATGAGCTGCTGGGATAAAAACTTTGGTCCTCtaaatcaatcttttttttttttttaaagaaaaatactgttATGAGATTTGATTCTGCTACTCTAGCTCTGATTTTATGATGAAGTTTGATTCGGTGTTTAAACACATGTgtcgggagctggagagacggcttaatGAGTAAGAGTGTGctctgcccttgcagaggacccaaattcagttcccagctcccatatgGCAGCTCGCTGCTGCCTGTAACTCCCCCTCCAGAGAAGTTCACAGTCTTCTCTGGCCCcaaaggcacctgcactcatgtacatacacacaggagcacacacacacacacacacacacacacacagagacacatagaggaaaataaagtaaatccCTCAGACTCTCtgtcaggcaggcagggagccTCGGCAGATTAAAGtactgatgacctgagcttgctTCCAGGGCCCCACAAGGTGGCAAAAGACTCCTAAGAGCTGTCCTcaggttttcacacacacacacacacacagagtgctgtCTGGGGGACCAGCCTCCAGCAGCGCAGGGCCCAAAGGGAATCCACTGACTCAGCAAGTCTATGACTTTTTTATCTGAGGGCTTAGGAAAGACACTCACACACGCTCTCAATGGTTTCCTTCAggcctttcttttattcttcttttgtatCCTCTATTTTTCTGGTGATTTCCTCGCATTCTTGATGCTTTCCTTCTAACTCATATTAACTCATCTTTATTCTTTCCCCTATAGCTTTGGTCCCCAACCAGTTCTATCAAGAAAGGCACGTCAGCCAATGGTAACTGGGCTGctctgttcttgttccctgaccttagaGAGTTCCTCACTCAACCttgtgcctttctaaaacttcaGATGTCTTGTTGGGATTTTCACCTCAAAGCTATTTGACaaaacatcttagtttaaccctaAGTTATTTTCCAAGCTTTAGTTCAGTTATGATGCACTCCAACCCTGTGAACACACATATTAAGGGTAAAAGAATTTATGCTAGCGGGGCTCCTGGGACTCAGTtgcttttcttaatcattaacctaagccacagtctatacGGCTCCTCAATAGAGGCTCACGTGTTCTAGCTGTGACTCttccttgtttcatttttatcataaaaattctatgtaaactaacattattattactatcaattagacagtacagcttaggaGGAAATCATCTTCATCATAATCCACAGTAGATCAGgatatttccatgagataaacacactccACTACAGGCAGTGGGActctccccacacccattcacaccatgccagataccagagaaagatggcagcCACAACCATGTAAAGTCCCAGGAGAAGCAAAAGACACTCTGGAGTCGTGGTCTCGGGGCCTTGCCTATCCGAGATTCATTCATCAGGGACTTTCCTCCTGCTGGGCTCACACCTGGACTTTGATTGCTACCTGTGCCTCCTCTGATGTGGCCACCggtgtgcacgcatacacacacacacacacacacacacacacaatataaaaaataactCAGGCAGCCATCACTGTCCCGGAAACCTGTGATTTATCTTTACAATTTACAAATACATAATTACATataccaaagaaaataaatgcacccATTTGTGAACATTACTGTGGGTAAATTTCACGtgaacaaaattaatttaatttttaaactttttattatttggtttattttgcaAGGTGTTCTGGCGCAAGGGTTGCACACATGACCCCCTGTGGAGGCAGCAGACAAACTTCAAGAGtccattctttccttttaccatgtgggtcccaggagccAAACTCGGGGGCCAGGCTCAGTAGCAGacacctttacctgatgagccatctctctggccaccaaattaattaaaatgtttaaaagcaaaacacaaccTCTAGCCCAATATCCAGCGAcaacttgttttgtgtttttgtttgtttgctattgttttctgtttgtttttgacacgTCCTCACTTTGAATCCCTGACTAAGTGTGGAATGCACATGAAGCCTGAACTGACGTTAACCTTGCATAGCCTCCTTCACTGGCCGGGACTACGATGTGATGTGTCATACACCACCAGACCCACTGGCCGGAACTACGGGTGTGCCGCACACCACCAGACCCACTGGCCGGGACTACGATGTGATGTGCTGCACACCACCAGACCCACTGGCCGGGACTACGGGTGTGCCGCACACCACCAGACCCACTGGCCGGGACTACGGGTGTGCCGCGCACCACCAGACCCACTGGCCGGGACTACTGCGTGCTGTAGGATGATAGTAGCTAGTATCGCTGGCAGCAACTTGGTGTGCGACCGTCTACCCTCCCACGCAGAGCTATCCATGGGAAAGTCACTCTTTCCACAAAGATAGCACTTCATACATGTTTCTCAGTAGACTCATTTTAAGTAATTTCTCCatatcatttgtttttattaattatatcatATTCCATAGATTTAATATGTGTCGAGTAATTTTAAGTGAATAGCTTAAATGTTATTTCACCTAGACAGAGCAGTTAGGCAAGGAGAAGAAGCAAGGGCAGCCAAAGTGGACATTGTTATCTATGGCCAAGCGTGACAGTGcccccctgtaatcccagcatttgtacTCCCAGAGGCAGGAGTACCAGCTGTTTGAGGCTAACCTTAGCCACATAGCTTTAGGCCAACCTGGGCTTAATGAGAAAGTGTCAGAAaataaaggtgtttttaaatagctaaataagaagatatgAAATTCATCTAGCTGCCTATTGATGCAAAAATTAACAAATGACAAATATCaggttgttattattatattgtGAACCATTACTTAATCACTTTAAAATAAAGTCCATGCTGCAGCATGGATGagcctagagagagagagaactatgtTAAGTGAACGCACAAAGACAAACACCCCATGTTCTCAGTCCTGTCTGGAAGCCAACAAGCCGATGTCACAGACAAAGAGAAGGACGACTTAAGTTGCTCGGGGCACAGCACAGGCAGGGAATTTGTTATTCACCTTCTTAGATTCATTTgtgggtattttacctgcatgtatgtctgtgcgcccacgtgtgcctggtgcccttggaggtcagatcccctgggactggggttACATAGGTGGTCActgttactattttttaaatgcgggggtgttgttcgggagggggagacacgagacgcgcggggttggggaaggagagacaagacacgcggggtcccacgtgggtaaactttaatgggggagggtaacatacaaggaacgggagtgaagagacgaaaggagaagaggaggggggagcgcgagagaagagagagagggcgggttggaacgcccatttttaaagggctctgggcattttggggtttgtagtccacttggagactgtattttctgcgcatgtgtggccttgtctccaaaggaacagcattccacccttttggttttattaaaaaaaaattgagggggggggtttagggtcttaacgggtagggaataggggcgtagcccggtctctcatgactgcttcctgctgactttgggcgtcgaggggtcc encodes:
- the Psmb4 gene encoding proteasome subunit beta type-4 — protein: MEAFCESRAGHWAGGPAPGQFYRVPSTPCALMDPASALCEGPITRTQNPMVTGTSVLGVKFDGGVVIAADMLGSYGSLARFRNISRIMRVNDSTMLGASGDYADFQYLKQVIGQMVIDEELLGDGHSYSPRAIHSWLTRAMYSRRSKMNPLWNTMVIGGYADGESFLGYVDMLGVAYEAPSLATGYGAYLAQPLLREVLEKQPVLSQTEARELVERCMRVLYYRDARSYNRFQIATVTEKGVEIEGPLSAETNWEIAHMISGFE